The Desulfovibrio sp. genome segment GGTTTTGTGCTGGGGCCTTTGCTGGCAACCGCATGCCTTGGGGCCTTTGGCCTGCCGGGAACAACCATTTTTGCCGTGCTGGCCGTGATGACGGCGGGTACGCTGGTGTGGTCCATCGCCCGTATGGAATCCACCAAAAAGGCGGCCGCTGCCGCAGGCGGCAAGTCCGGGCCTGCCCTGAGCGCAGAGGGTGAAACCCCGGGCGAAAACAACTGGCGCGAATTTTTAAAGCTCACGGTTTCCATTGTGACCCGCTCCATCACCTTTGTGGGTTTCAATACATTTATTCCGCTCTACTGGGTGAGCGCCTTTGGGCAATCCACTGCCACGGGCGCCATGGCCCTGACATTTTTCAGCGTGTGCGGCGTTATCAGCAACTTTTTTGGCGGCATGCTGGCCGACAAATTTGGCTACCGCGCCGTCATTCGTGCGGTATTTGCCCTTATGCCGCCGGTGGTGGCGGGCTTTAGCCTGAGCAACAACCTGTATGCGGCCTGGGCCCTGCTGCCGCTGCTGGGTTTTGTGCTGTACGCGCCGTTCAGCGCGCAGGTGGTGTTGGGCCAGCAGTATCTTGCCAAAAACATCGGCTTTGCATCGGGCATTACCCTTGGGCTTGCCACAAGCCTTGGCGGCGTGGTGGCCCCGCTGCTCGGCTGGATTGCCGACCATTACGGCATGGCCGCCACTTTTCAGTCGCTGGCGGCGCTCTCCATCGTGGGCGCCATTTTTGCTTATCTGCTCAAGCCCGTGACCGTTAAAAAAGGAAAGTAAACATGAACAATAAACAGAAGGCCGAACCTCCGCATGTAGCACTTGCGGCACTCCCAGGGTTTGCTCTGACGCGCACTCTTCCTCATATCGGAGACGTGCGCATTGTGGAACGCGGGCAACATATTGTGCAGCTTGATCTGGGTTCCAAGGCTCCTTATGAACCGCTGGAAGATGTCACCGATAAGGAAACGCTCCTGCTGCGGCATGCTTTTGAACAGCTGAGCGGGTATCTGGCTGGCGTGCGCAAAGATTTTGATCTGCCCCTTGCCCCGGCGGGTACGCCTTTTCAGCGCAAGGTGTGGGATGCCCTGCTGCGCATTCCCTACGGCCAGACCCGCAGCTATCAGCAGATAGCCGAGGCCGTTGGCAGCCCAAGGGGCTTCCGCGCCGTGGGCATGGCCAACAACCGTAATCCTATTGCCGTGTTCATTCCCTGCCACCGCGTGGTCGGCGCAGATGGCGGCATGGTGGGTTACGGCGGTGGAGTGGACATAAAGGTGGCACTGCTTGGGGTTGAGGACTGCAAACTGACGCAGACGCCCGCAGGCTGGAAGGTCGCCAAAAAATCCTGATCCGTCGCCGGTAAACTGGCTGCTTTCGGGTCGCCTCCCTTCTTGGGGGGCGGCCTTTTTTTGTGCTCGTGGAGGCTCGCCAATGGGTATGCGTGGCAGCTGGCAGTTCCTTGTGTTGCCATGTGTGCGCTGATGGCCGCCACCAGTGTGCGCAACTATTATAATTATCTAAAATATATGATTATATTTTATATGATTGATGTGCGTAATCTGGCCGTTGCAGGTGGGTTGCCGGTGTGTGCCCTTCTGCGGGGCGGATTGCAGGTAGTGTGCGCAAGGCGAAATTGTGCCAGTAGAAAATGTGCAAAACTCAATTAACTATTATTAATTATTTGCTTTATTGCGCACATTTTCGCGCACATTTGCGCATGTCTGGCAACCTCATGCCGGGGCTGCGGCCAGGGAGGCGGGCGCAAAAAAAGCAGCGCACGTGAAAGGAAAATTCACCCGCGCGCTGCCCAAAAAACACGCCTGAAAACCAGACGCAAAAATTGTGCGTAATTATGTCATTATGCTGTTATGTTTGGAAAATTTAATTTGATCAAACTGTTCGTAATGTCTGTGGTGTTCATAACTGCCAGCCTTGTTTTCATCATGGCAGCTGGGGGCGCACGGGCAGCAGCTGCCCCAGGTCAATACCCGCTGGGCTGACCAGCGCGCGGAAGGGGTACATTTCTACCCCGGCGTGCAAGGCCTCATAAAAAAGGGCGGCATAGGCCGGATCAATAAAATCTGCCGGCGCAAAACATGTGCCGTCGGGCCGCTGCACAAGGTAGAACATGGCCGCGCGCTCGCCGCTGGCCACGATATCCATAAGTTCGCGCAGGTGTTTTTGCCCGCGTTCGCTGGCGGCATCGGGAAAGCAGGCGGCATCGTCCTCGACCATGGTGACGTTTTTGCACTCCACCCACAGGGGCGGCAGGTTGGGGCCGGTGAGCAGACCATCCAGCCTGCTTTGTCCGCGTTTGGCCTCGCGCACAAGGCTGGTGTAACCCTGCGCAAAGAGCAGGCGATGGGCGTGAAAGGCCGCCTCAAGCATGCGGTTGGGCGTGCTGGTGTTGACGCCCACCCAGAACCCGCAGGGCGCGGGCTCGCCCTCCGGCTGTTGCTGCGGCTCTGGCACGGCCCTGCGCTCCAGCCATACGCATTCCTGCGTGTATTTGAGCTTGCGGTCGGGGTTGCTGGCCGGGGATGCCAGCACCGGGGCGCCCGGCAGGCACAGGCCCAGCATGCTGCCAGAATTGTTGCTGTGCACCCACAGGTCTGCGCCCTGATGTTGCAAAAGCACGCTAAAGCGCTTGCGGCGTTGCACAAAGGCGGCCACAAGGCAGTGCGGCGGCAGGGGCAGCAGGGGCGCAACCCCGGCTGCGGGCGGGTTCAAACCCGCATGTTTGCTTTCAGAGCTCATTTACACCCCGTGGTGAAGCTGCTAAATACAGCCAGTTTGTGAGTAAGCCTGCCGATTACGGGTGCGTTGCATACGCCAAGGAGCCCCCTCATGCAGATTTCAGACCGTCTGAGCAGTATCAAACCTTCTCTGACCCTCAGTGTCAACAGTCGCGCCCTTGAGCTGAAGGCTCAGGGGATTTCTGTCACCAGCCTTGCCGTGGGCGAGCCGGATTTTCCCACGCCCAAGCATGTTTGCGATGCGGCCAAGGCGGCCATTGACGACAATTTTTGCCGTTACACCGCCGTGCCGGGCATTCCCGAACTGCGCAAGGCTGCGGGCGCGTATTTTGAAAGAACCTACGGCGTGCCGGTTCCCATGGAATCCATTGTTATCGGCGCGGGCGGCAAGCACTGCCTCTACAATTTCATGCAGGCCATGCTCAACCCCGGCGACGAGGTTCTTGTGCCTGCCCCCTACTGGCTCAGCTACCCCGATATGGTGATGCTGACCGGTGCGGTGCCTGTGCCTGTGCTGGCCGGGCCGGAGCAGGGCTTTAAGGTTACGCCCGCCATGCTTGAGGCGCATACCACCGACAAGACCAAGCTGCTCATTCTGAATTCGCCCAGCAACCCAACCGGCGCGGTGTACACCGAGGCCGAATTCACGGCCATTATGGATTGGGCCATCGCGCGCGGGCTGTTTGTGCTCTCTGACGAAATTTACGACCAACTTGTGTTTGCTCCTGCCAAGATGACCAGCGCCATCAGCTGGTTTGCGAAGTATCCCGAGCAGGTGGCCGTGCTTAACGGTCTTTCCAAGAGCTATGCCATGACGGGCTGGCGCGTGGGCTTTTTGGCCGCGCACCCCCTGTTGATCAAAAAGATATCGGCCATGCAGGGCCACAGCACCTCAAACATCTGTTCCATCGCGCAGAAGGCGGGCCTTGCCGCCCTGACCGGCAACATGGAATGCGTGGACAAGATGCGCGAAGCCTTTGTGCGGCGGCGCGACCTGGCCATGAAGATCATTGAAGGCTGGCCCTTTGCCATCTGCCCCAAGCCCGACGGCGCGTTCTATCTGTTCTTGGACGTCTCCAAGTGCTATGGCGGCAGCGTGAACAACTCTACCGACCTGTGCACCCTGCTGCTCGACAAGGCCCACGTGGCCGTTGTGCCGGGCGCGGCCTTTGGCGACGACAAGTGCATCCGCTTCTCGTATGCCGTGGGCGACGACGTGCTCAAGGGCGCGCTGGAAAGCATTGGCGCGGTGCTGGCACAGTTGGCGGCTGAGCCTAAGTAAGGCGGGACTGGTTGTTTGCCCTTGCTTTAGGCTGGGCGTAACCGTGCCTTAAAAAGCAAGCGAAGCCATGCTTGAAGCAAGGCGCAAAAACAGGCAGAAGCCGGGGTTGATGCAGGAGCAGGATTGGCGCGAAAACAGCTGCTGAAAAAAATTGCATAAATGTATTGACAGTTAGGCCAGTTTTCGTCATTCTGCTTTTCGCCGTGGGGCTGTAGCTCAGTTGGGAGAGCGCTTGAATGGCATTCAAGAGGTCAAGAGTTCAATTCTCTTCAGCTCCACCAGATAGGTAATTAAAACCCCCGATCATCGAAAGATGGTCGGGGGTTTTTGCGTGCTTATAAACCTTTCGTGGAGGTGTGTTATTTGAGTTGTGCCAGTCTGCGCACCGATTTTTTAAGTTCTAAATTGTCTGCTCTCAAAGCTGCCATTTTTTCCATTAACTCAGACAAAACGACTCGGACATCGGTTGCGTATTCAAGGCATTTTTCATCGGTCAATCCATGGATGCCGATGCTGAGGGCTTTATGTATGAGCAATAATGGATTTTGTCCATCTATGAGAAGTGCTTGGGGTACTGCGGGTGCGGCTGTTTTTACAGCTTGTGAGAACTGATTTTGATTTTTTAGCTTTTCGAGACCATCAATCATCTCAGTATTACAAGGGTCAACTATTTTCGTGACTTCAATCATTTTATCAAGCAATAACTTCCAGTTATTTTCTATAATTCTTCGGTAGTAACTAAAGGCACCAATACCAAGCCCTTGGTTTTCGGCTTGCCTACCCTGAAACATAAGCGACTTATCATTACCAAGTAAGGCTAAAAGCTTCTTTGGGATAGGTTGTCCAAACGCTGGGAGTTCGCCAAATTTTATTACCGAAACTACCTTGTCATCACCGCAATCCGGAAATTCTATGGCATATATTTTTATATTATCACCACAGTGTCTGCATTTATATTTAAAGAAATATAAACTACCACTCTTATAATATGGCGACCCTCCTATGCTGTCAAAAAACATATTTGCAGCGCAGGATCCATTGGGACAATACAAGTTAAGCCTAGGCAAATTTATATATTCATTCTGGTTGACTACATCGGATACGCGGACAGCATTGCTTGAAGGTGGATAGGATTCAAGAAACTCTTGCCAGCTTACTGGGCTTTCATTTACCTCAGGCATATTTACTTTGCTCCGGATTATACTGTATGTGGAATGCACACAAGTCGTGCATCATGCTTACTCGTAGTTTGCAAGCATAGTGTTTAGATTTTTTCTGTGATGTCGCACTAGGCAAGCATTAATGTGGAAAGAAATAAAACCTTTATTCCAAGAAAAATTTGCCACACGTAAAGCCCCGATAATTGCTAAAGCTGGGGGAGGTGTGAAGTTATTTGTTAGACTGATGGATTTGCTTTTTCTTGTTTAGCGCAATGAGAAAATCGTAATATTCAACATACATATTTGACAGTTTGAATGGTAAAATTGCTATATATGCTAGTGACATGCCAGAAATATATGCACAGGCTATATCAATAGCCCCTTTTAAAATATAGTTTAAAATAATTAGAGAGACGGATAATATTAAAATGAAACTAATCACAGTGCAAAATAGAATTCGTGATTGATATGTTTTTTTGAATGTTTGTAGAGATTTCCAATCCTCCCCTTGTAGTAGTGTAAGGCTATGCCCTGCAAGTGTTATTACTGCTAAAATAAGCCCGCTAAATGCAGTAAATGTCCCCACTAACCAGCCAATCACATCTTTATCATTCAAGCCCTCTGAAAGCATCCAGGCAGCAAGACATCCACAAATAGTTGCTCCGATGTGGACGAATATCTTGCGGATGCTAATCGCTGCCACTGAAAAGACCTTCCTGTTCCCAGTCTTGTTTTTGTTTGATTAAGGCACTCCATGCCTCATCCCTGAAAACAGTTTTTCCGTAGGGTTTTAAGAATATTTTTTGCTTTCGCTGTAATTTGTCCGGTGTGATTTTCGAATTTTTCTTTGTTATAATACAGTATGGAGCGTAGTTGCTGGTAACAATAAGATCTTTTGCAAGGTGATAGAGAGCGGCCTGAGTTTCCGTATTTTGTTCAATTTTCCCAGATTGCTCAACAGATACAGTGACTTTTGCATGTGTATTTTTGTGCGCAATTGCATCAGCCATTGGTTTTTCATTACTAAAGGCAGCATAACTTATATTTGAAAAAAAGCCTTTGTGCGAGTCGTTAACTTCTGCTAGTTGCGCTGCGTAAGCTGCCGCAAAGACATCTATCCGCTTAACTCCCTCGCCAAGGGCTTTAAGTGCCTGCGCGGGGAGAGCTGGCGCAAGGTAATATTCAGGAATTTCAGTATTCATTTCAGCAAAAAGGGCATCTAGATATCCTTTTAGTGTTGAAGGGTGTGCCCGCAAGGCACAAATCAATATATGATTACCAAATAAAAGAGCATGGACATCACCATCCATAAAATCTTCATTCTCAGGAGCATTAATCAGACTGGGATTCGCCTTGGCTTGTCGGTTTGGCTTGGGGACTGTGTTGGCTGGTTCACCAGGTGTGCACACCGACACATTAAGCAGGAACCCCTCTGTATATTCTTGACAGTCTAAGCAAGTGTATCTTTTGCCATTCCTATCAATACTGCGCTCTTCAAGGCTGCAAAAATTTTGGTGTGCAGATGTTGCCAATTTTTGCAGATTCATTGGCGTATCTTCATTTGCCGTAACAACACGTAAATAATGAATTGAGACTTCTTTATTTTTTCGCATAATGAACCCCAGATAAATTTTTAAAAAAGTACTAACATGATATAAAAAAGTAAATATTTTTTTGATAAAGGCGACTCTTACTTTCGCCCGACCATCTTTCGATGATCGGGGGTTTTATTTACTTATCTGGTGGAGCTGAAGAGAATTGAACTCTTGACCTCTTGAATGCCATACTAAGGCATCATGCCCCAAACCTTACATCACCTGCGTAATCAGGCTATTCACTGCATATTTTTCGTCAATTTTGATGTATTTCGATATCTTTTGCATATCTCAATCAGATTTTGTACTTTGACTGTGTGTATTCCAAACACTTGATGTTCAATCGTATGACTTTAACCTGCCAGCGGCACTATAATGGCCCCAGCATTCCGGTAAGCCCAATAAGCAGCCAGAGAAAAAATATTACAGGAGCAACAGCAGCAAGAAAAAAAAGCATGCAAATTGGTATCTTGAGCAACAAGGCGGCGCTTACCCGCGACCTGAAAACACACAGGTACAGCAGCAGTGCAAGGCCAAAGGA includes the following:
- a CDS encoding MFS transporter, whose protein sequence is MDKKKILLVSLGHLSCDINGGALPAILPFLRAAYDLSYQATGGLMFAYACLSSMIQPLFGLLSDRFSKPWFIPLGVLLAGCGLAAIGWMPGYWGIFAAIGLSGVGAALFHPEGARFANAVSGQNKGTGMSLFSIGGNGGFVLGPLLATACLGAFGLPGTTIFAVLAVMTAGTLVWSIARMESTKKAAAAAGGKSGPALSAEGETPGENNWREFLKLTVSIVTRSITFVGFNTFIPLYWVSAFGQSTATGAMALTFFSVCGVISNFFGGMLADKFGYRAVIRAVFALMPPVVAGFSLSNNLYAAWALLPLLGFVLYAPFSAQVVLGQQYLAKNIGFASGITLGLATSLGGVVAPLLGWIADHYGMAATFQSLAALSIVGAIFAYLLKPVTVKKGK
- a CDS encoding methylated-DNA--[protein]-cysteine S-methyltransferase; translated protein: MNNKQKAEPPHVALAALPGFALTRTLPHIGDVRIVERGQHIVQLDLGSKAPYEPLEDVTDKETLLLRHAFEQLSGYLAGVRKDFDLPLAPAGTPFQRKVWDALLRIPYGQTRSYQQIAEAVGSPRGFRAVGMANNRNPIAVFIPCHRVVGADGGMVGYGGGVDIKVALLGVEDCKLTQTPAGWKVAKKS
- the sfsA gene encoding DNA/RNA nuclease SfsA, which codes for MSSESKHAGLNPPAAGVAPLLPLPPHCLVAAFVQRRKRFSVLLQHQGADLWVHSNNSGSMLGLCLPGAPVLASPASNPDRKLKYTQECVWLERRAVPEPQQQPEGEPAPCGFWVGVNTSTPNRMLEAAFHAHRLLFAQGYTSLVREAKRGQSRLDGLLTGPNLPPLWVECKNVTMVEDDAACFPDAASERGQKHLRELMDIVASGERAAMFYLVQRPDGTCFAPADFIDPAYAALFYEALHAGVEMYPFRALVSPAGIDLGQLLPVRPQLP
- a CDS encoding pyridoxal phosphate-dependent aminotransferase, with the protein product MQISDRLSSIKPSLTLSVNSRALELKAQGISVTSLAVGEPDFPTPKHVCDAAKAAIDDNFCRYTAVPGIPELRKAAGAYFERTYGVPVPMESIVIGAGGKHCLYNFMQAMLNPGDEVLVPAPYWLSYPDMVMLTGAVPVPVLAGPEQGFKVTPAMLEAHTTDKTKLLILNSPSNPTGAVYTEAEFTAIMDWAIARGLFVLSDEIYDQLVFAPAKMTSAISWFAKYPEQVAVLNGLSKSYAMTGWRVGFLAAHPLLIKKISAMQGHSTSNICSIAQKAGLAALTGNMECVDKMREAFVRRRDLAMKIIEGWPFAICPKPDGAFYLFLDVSKCYGGSVNNSTDLCTLLLDKAHVAVVPGAAFGDDKCIRFSYAVGDDVLKGALESIGAVLAQLAAEPK